From Paenibacillus sp. FSL H8-0537:
TTAATTGATATAACGATAGGAATATCAAATAACCCCTATCTCGGCAGCGAGATAGGGGGAATAGACTAGCCATGCTATTGGGAAATAGATGTGGAAATTCCTTATTTCAAGTGTGTAGAACCTTGCTCACACCAACGGGCAAGTCCTGCTTTGACCGCCTCCAGCGGCGCCGATTCTGTACAGTCAACCGCCCATGCAATGTAGCCATCGGGGCGAATTAAAGCCGTATGGACATTTTCCCACCCGATTGCTGCTTCAGCTATAGATGCTTGCACACCTTCCACATGCGCATATTTCTCCCAATCGACTAGCTCGCCAAATTGGGGGTCACCCGCGAGGTGAAGCAGCACGTAGGAGCCTGCATGCATGAGCTTATAGGATTTTAGAAGAGAGCCGCTCGCCAGCCTTAAAGTAAGCTCCGAGAATCGGCGTCCATTCAGGGGATGTGGCGGCGATTGGGGGTCAGGCGCATACCCCACATCAAAGGCTGAAATTTGGGCAGAGAGCAAGGCATTGGCTTCGGGTATTTGCAGAAGGGATGCCATAAGCTTTCTTAACTCCACCACGCCCGGAAGCTGTCTAATCAATAGAGCCTGCGCTTCGGTATTGCGAAGCAGCGCCGTGCTGACAGGATAACGTTCCTCATGATAGCTGTCCAATAGCCAATCTGGGGCCCAGCCATTCAGCTCAGCAGCCAGCTTCCATCCTAAATTCACAGCCTCCTGCAAACCGACATTCATTCCTTGTCCGCCTGCTGGAAGATGAATATGTGCCGCGTCTCCGGCGAGGAAAACCCGATTTTTGCGAAAATGCTCCGCTTGGCGGGTTGCATTGCCGAATCGCGAGAGCCACTCCGCTTCTCTAATCCCAAAATCCTGTCCATAAACACGCAGCATGCTGGACTTAAGCTCACCGAGTGTGACTGGTTCGTCCTTAGCAATCGCC
This genomic window contains:
- a CDS encoding monooxygenase; the encoded protein is MKDGVIVVGGGPVGLMVASELALANIKVCLLERLKDTTPYSRALTIHPRTLEILDMRGLAPELLEKGRPIPKGHFAGLATPLDFSVLDSASNYTLVLAQSETEKLLEERARGLGVAIIRETEVKSIRQHDEGVEVTALGSEGEYRLTAAYVVGADGGGSLVRKQMDIAFLGTDATFTCMLGDVKLPELEAGGIVSHFTEQGGIMIVPVTKQIHRVIVFDSERMAIAKDEPVTLGELKSSMLRVYGQDFGIREAEWLSRFGNATRQAEHFRKNRVFLAGDAAHIHLPAGGQGMNVGLQEAVNLGWKLAAELNGWAPDWLLDSYHEERYPVSTALLRNTEAQALLIRQLPGVVELRKLMASLLQIPEANALLSAQISAFDVGYAPDPQSPPHPLNGRRFSELTLRLASGSLLKSYKLMHAGSYVLLHLAGDPQFGELVDWEKYAHVEGVQASIAEAAIGWENVHTALIRPDGYIAWAVDCTESAPLEAVKAGLARWCEQGSTHLK